From Candidatus Vondammii sp. HM_W22, one genomic window encodes:
- a CDS encoding c-type cytochrome, whose protein sequence is MKTIAMVAGAALLSLGLAGNVLAGGADLYKTKACFSCHGADAETPIMPTYPKLAGQNAIYAFNQMKDIKSGKRNNGQTIVMKGIVAAISDAELKEIADWLATL, encoded by the coding sequence ATGAAAACCATTGCAATGGTCGCAGGTGCTGCTCTGCTTTCACTGGGTCTTGCTGGTAACGTTCTTGCCGGTGGCGCTGATCTTTATAAGACCAAGGCTTGTTTCTCATGCCATGGTGCAGATGCTGAAACACCGATTATGCCGACTTACCCCAAGCTGGCCGGTCAGAATGCCATTTATGCCTTTAATCAGATGAAGGATATCAAGAGCGGCAAACGTAATAATGGCCAGACCATAGTTATGAAGGGCATTGTTGCAGCCATTTCCGATGCTGAGCTGAAGGAAATCGCCGACTGGCTTGCCACTCTGTGA
- a CDS encoding ComEA family DNA-binding protein: MKIAIQCFLSLLLLVSAVSFAGKVNINSADATAIATELKGVGEAKAQAIVAYREANGPFKSADDLSQVKGIGDRTVDINRENIVVGSKSE; encoded by the coding sequence ATGAAAATAGCTATTCAATGCTTTTTATCCCTCTTGCTGCTGGTCTCTGCGGTTTCATTCGCGGGTAAAGTTAATATCAACAGTGCGGATGCAACCGCTATTGCCACTGAGTTAAAGGGTGTGGGAGAGGCTAAGGCGCAGGCTATTGTCGCCTACCGTGAGGCCAATGGTCCTTTCAAATCGGCAGATGATCTCTCACAGGTGAAGGGGATTGGTGATCGCACTGTGGATATCAACAGGGAAAATATAGTGGTCGGCAGTAAGTCTGAATAG
- the thiC gene encoding phosphomethylpyrimidine synthase ThiC produces the protein MSAIPEDFIKQTTRLSEEVTKPFPSSRKIYIQGSRQDIKVPMREITQTETQASFAAEENPPVVIYDTSGPFTDPGVEVDLLKGVPDVRAGWIDEREDTELLNGPSSNYGHQRQSDPELSHLRFEHIRNPRRARAGKNVTQMHYARQGIITPEMEFVAIRENSQLQEMQADARYEKLLRQHKGESFGANIPDEVTPEFVRQEIAAGRAIIPANINHPEQEPMIIGRNFRVKINTNIGNSAVTSSIAKEVEKMAWSARWGGDTLMDLSTGKNIHETREWILRNAPMPIGTVPIYQALEKVNGKSEDLTWEIMRDTLIEQAEQGVDYFTIHAGVLLRYVPLTAERVTGIVSRGGSILAKWCLAHHQENFLYTHFEDICEIMKAYDVAFSLGDGLRPGCLADANDAAQFGELETLGELTKIAWEHDVQVMIEGPGHVPMQMIKENMDKELKDCFEAPFYTLGPLVTDVAPGYDHITSGIGAAQIGWYGTAMLCYVTPKEHLGLPEKEDVRVGIITYKIAAQAADLAKGFPGAQVRDNAMSKARFEFRWEDQFNLGFDPDRAREYHDATMPAKAHKVAHFCSMCGPNFCSMKISQDVRDYAANKGIDDVAVAVEEGMKEMSEQFKQQGSEIYKEI, from the coding sequence ATGAGCGCCATCCCAGAAGATTTCATCAAACAGACAACACGGCTATCGGAGGAGGTTACCAAGCCTTTTCCAAGCTCGCGCAAAATCTATATTCAGGGCTCGCGCCAGGATATAAAAGTACCCATGCGGGAGATTACCCAAACGGAGACCCAGGCCAGTTTTGCGGCGGAAGAGAACCCTCCGGTGGTTATTTACGATACCTCTGGCCCTTTCACCGACCCTGGGGTAGAGGTGGACCTGCTAAAAGGGGTGCCGGATGTCCGTGCGGGCTGGATTGACGAGCGGGAGGATACCGAGTTACTGAATGGTCCCAGCTCGAATTATGGCCACCAACGCCAAAGCGACCCTGAGTTGTCTCACCTCCGTTTTGAGCATATTCGCAATCCGCGCCGTGCCAGAGCTGGCAAAAATGTCACCCAAATGCACTATGCCCGTCAGGGTATCATTACCCCTGAGATGGAGTTTGTCGCCATTCGGGAAAACAGTCAGCTTCAGGAGATGCAGGCAGATGCTCGCTATGAGAAGCTGTTGCGGCAGCATAAAGGCGAGAGTTTTGGTGCTAATATTCCGGATGAGGTCACCCCTGAATTCGTGCGCCAGGAGATCGCGGCTGGCCGCGCCATTATTCCTGCCAACATCAATCACCCGGAACAGGAGCCGATGATTATCGGCCGGAACTTCCGGGTGAAAATCAACACCAATATCGGCAACTCTGCCGTCACCTCCTCCATTGCCAAAGAGGTGGAGAAGATGGCCTGGTCCGCCCGTTGGGGCGGTGACACGCTGATGGATCTCTCCACAGGAAAGAATATTCACGAAACCCGGGAGTGGATTCTGCGCAATGCACCCATGCCCATCGGAACTGTGCCTATCTACCAGGCACTGGAGAAAGTGAATGGGAAGTCGGAAGATCTCACCTGGGAGATTATGCGCGACACGCTCATTGAACAAGCCGAGCAGGGGGTGGACTACTTCACCATCCATGCCGGGGTACTGTTGCGTTATGTGCCGCTGACAGCAGAGCGGGTGACCGGCATTGTCTCCCGCGGCGGCTCGATTCTGGCCAAATGGTGTCTCGCTCACCATCAGGAGAACTTCCTCTACACCCATTTCGAGGATATTTGCGAAATCATGAAGGCCTATGACGTTGCCTTCTCTCTGGGCGACGGTTTGCGTCCCGGTTGTCTGGCTGATGCCAACGATGCCGCCCAGTTCGGCGAACTGGAAACTCTGGGTGAGCTGACAAAAATTGCCTGGGAGCATGATGTGCAGGTCATGATCGAAGGCCCGGGCCATGTGCCCATGCAGATGATCAAAGAGAATATGGATAAGGAGCTGAAGGACTGCTTCGAGGCGCCCTTCTATACCCTTGGTCCACTGGTTACCGATGTCGCACCGGGTTATGATCACATCACTTCGGGCATTGGCGCTGCCCAGATCGGCTGGTACGGGACAGCCATGCTCTGTTATGTCACCCCGAAAGAGCATCTGGGTCTGCCGGAGAAGGAGGATGTCCGGGTAGGCATCATTACCTACAAAATCGCTGCCCAGGCGGCGGACTTGGCAAAAGGCTTCCCCGGTGCTCAGGTGCGGGATAATGCCATGTCAAAAGCGCGCTTTGAGTTCCGCTGGGAAGATCAGTTCAATCTCGGCTTCGACCCTGACAGAGCCCGTGAATACCATGACGCGACCATGCCGGCCAAAGCCCATAAAGTGGCCCATTTCTGCTCCATGTGCGGTCCCAATTTCTGCTCTATGAAAATCAGTCAGGATGTGCGGGATTATGCCGCCAACAAAGGTATCGATGACGTGGCGGTTGCGGTGGAAGAGGGGATGAAGGAGATGTCGGAACAGTTCAAACAGCAGGGATCAGAGATTTATAAGGAGATCTAG
- the rapA gene encoding RNA polymerase-associated protein RapA, which produces MAEQQFTPGQRWISNTEPDLGLGALTKTEGRTLTLLFLASGELRTYAKDNAPLTRVQFLPGDLAESHQGWKLQVHSVAEHNGLLTYSGLRENGVEAVLPEGELSNFIQFGRPQERLFAGQLDSNRWFELRHQTLEQRQRLEQSELIGLGGARTELLLHQLYIAHEVGMRLAPRVLLADEVGLGKTIEACLILHRQLLTGRAGRALIVVPSPLLHQWLVELIRRFNLHFSLFDEERCQAIESSDRGNNPFHAEQLILCGLDLLTENPQRRQQAEEGEWDILIVDEAHHLEWREGNASPAYRAIEALAARIPGVLLLTATPEQLGCSGHFARLRLLDPDRFFSLAAFGKEEEGYQPVADAVTQLLSEEALSEAATAQLLKTLGEDQAIPFLQGLGDQALLEEERQAARAELIDLLLDRHGTGRVLFRNTRDRIKGFTERELHSYPLPLPSAYRLADVKNRAADLVQLLHPETVYRLTDGRAWWQFDPRIDWLIATLKKLDGSKMLLICALAETAKGLEEALRTREGIHAGLFHEGMSIVERDRAAAWFADSEQGCQLMICSEIGSEGRNFQFAHHLTLFDLPSNPDLLEQRIGRLDRIGQRSKVQIHVPYFTGGAQAVMLRWYHQGLNAFRHTCPSGQQILAQLRPALVQSMEEGESEPDALELLIETTQQLHREISLQLKKGRDHLLELNSCRGQDAEILKEAIEIEDASSALRDYMDNLFTAYGIETEHHSAGSQILKQTSQMQREYFPGLPEEGLTITYKRNIALTNEDRQFLTWEHPMVRDSMEMVLNDEMGNSCATAVHHPNLTAGTLLLELIFVLECPAPKALQAGRFLPSTLLRLLVNQELAEVGSELPHEVLNQGRQRLGKHTARKIITPLRTRIRAMLEKGEELVELQRQEITETALLTMQQRYASELGRLTALQRVNPNVREDELASLRAQQEGLDEHLRATRVRLDGLRLVVAV; this is translated from the coding sequence ATGGCCGAACAGCAGTTTACCCCGGGGCAGCGCTGGATAAGCAATACTGAGCCAGATCTCGGCCTTGGCGCCCTGACAAAGACTGAGGGCCGCACCCTCACCCTGTTATTCTTGGCCAGTGGTGAACTCCGTACCTACGCGAAGGATAACGCCCCGCTGACCCGGGTACAGTTTCTGCCGGGTGACTTGGCAGAGAGTCATCAAGGCTGGAAGCTTCAGGTTCACTCAGTGGCGGAGCATAATGGATTGCTGACCTACTCCGGTCTTAGGGAGAATGGCGTGGAAGCCGTACTTCCCGAGGGTGAACTCAGCAATTTTATTCAATTCGGCCGTCCCCAGGAACGGCTGTTTGCCGGTCAGCTGGACAGTAACCGGTGGTTTGAACTGCGCCACCAGACCCTTGAGCAGCGGCAGAGACTGGAACAGTCTGAACTTATCGGCCTTGGCGGTGCCCGCACGGAACTTCTCCTGCACCAGCTCTATATTGCCCATGAAGTGGGAATGCGCCTCGCCCCCCGGGTACTGCTGGCAGATGAGGTTGGATTGGGCAAAACGATTGAAGCCTGCCTGATTCTGCATCGGCAATTACTGACAGGGCGTGCAGGCCGGGCGTTGATCGTTGTTCCTAGCCCGCTGTTGCACCAATGGTTGGTGGAGTTGATACGGCGCTTTAATCTCCACTTCAGTCTGTTTGACGAGGAGCGTTGCCAGGCAATTGAGTCTTCAGACCGGGGGAACAACCCATTCCACGCCGAGCAGCTGATTCTGTGTGGACTGGATCTGCTCACCGAAAATCCACAAAGACGACAACAGGCAGAAGAAGGGGAGTGGGATATCCTGATTGTCGACGAAGCCCATCACCTAGAGTGGCGAGAGGGGAACGCCAGCCCTGCCTACCGAGCGATTGAAGCACTGGCCGCCCGTATTCCAGGTGTCCTGCTGCTCACCGCCACACCGGAACAGCTGGGGTGTTCCGGGCACTTTGCCCGTTTGAGATTGCTCGATCCAGACCGTTTTTTCAGTCTGGCAGCTTTTGGAAAAGAAGAAGAGGGTTATCAGCCGGTTGCCGATGCCGTGACGCAGTTGCTGTCAGAAGAGGCGCTGAGTGAGGCCGCCACTGCCCAGTTACTGAAAACGCTCGGCGAGGATCAGGCTATCCCGTTCCTACAGGGCTTGGGTGATCAGGCGCTGCTAGAAGAAGAGCGACAGGCCGCGAGAGCAGAGCTCATCGATCTGTTATTGGATCGTCACGGTACTGGCAGAGTTCTGTTTCGCAATACCCGTGACCGGATCAAGGGCTTTACCGAGCGGGAACTCCACAGCTACCCGCTTCCCCTGCCCAGTGCATACCGCCTTGCCGATGTTAAAAATAGAGCAGCAGATCTGGTACAGCTGTTACATCCGGAGACCGTCTATCGATTAACCGATGGCCGAGCTTGGTGGCAATTCGATCCCCGGATCGACTGGTTGATAGCCACACTGAAAAAGCTGGACGGCAGCAAGATGCTGCTGATTTGCGCCCTTGCTGAAACAGCCAAAGGACTGGAAGAGGCACTCAGAACACGGGAAGGTATCCATGCCGGGTTGTTCCATGAGGGGATGAGCATCGTGGAGCGGGACCGTGCCGCAGCCTGGTTTGCCGACAGCGAACAAGGGTGTCAGCTGATGATCTGCTCAGAGATCGGCAGTGAGGGTCGTAACTTCCAGTTTGCCCATCACCTGACTCTTTTTGACCTGCCGTCCAATCCTGATTTGCTGGAACAGCGCATTGGTAGACTGGATCGCATTGGCCAGCGGTCAAAGGTTCAGATCCATGTACCCTATTTCACTGGGGGCGCCCAGGCAGTTATGTTGCGCTGGTATCACCAGGGCCTCAACGCCTTTCGCCATACCTGCCCATCCGGCCAGCAGATACTCGCACAGCTACGCCCGGCACTCGTCCAATCCATGGAGGAGGGAGAGAGTGAGCCTGACGCTCTGGAGCTTCTGATTGAAACCACTCAGCAACTGCACCGTGAGATCAGCCTGCAGCTGAAAAAAGGGCGGGACCATCTGCTGGAGCTGAACTCCTGCCGCGGCCAGGATGCTGAAATCCTCAAAGAGGCGATAGAAATTGAAGATGCATCATCAGCATTGCGTGATTACATGGATAACCTGTTTACTGCCTACGGCATAGAGACAGAACACCACTCTGCCGGCAGCCAGATTCTTAAACAGACATCACAGATGCAGCGGGAATATTTCCCAGGGCTTCCCGAAGAGGGACTGACTATCACCTATAAGCGCAATATCGCGCTCACCAACGAAGACCGCCAATTTCTGACGTGGGAACACCCCATGGTCCGGGATTCCATGGAGATGGTGCTAAACGATGAGATGGGCAATAGCTGCGCAACGGCAGTCCACCACCCAAATCTCACCGCCGGCACCCTACTGCTGGAACTGATTTTTGTCCTGGAATGCCCTGCCCCCAAGGCACTCCAGGCGGGGCGCTTCCTGCCCTCCACCCTGCTGCGTCTGCTGGTGAACCAGGAACTCGCTGAGGTTGGTAGTGAGCTCCCCCATGAGGTACTCAACCAGGGCAGACAGCGTCTGGGGAAACACACCGCACGGAAAATCATCACACCACTACGCACGCGTATCCGTGCCATGCTGGAGAAGGGTGAAGAGCTGGTTGAGCTCCAGCGACAGGAAATCACCGAAACAGCCCTCCTTACAATGCAGCAGCGGTATGCATCAGAGCTGGGCCGCCTCACGGCGCTGCAGCGGGTGAACCCGAATGTCAGAGAAGATGAACTGGCGTCGCTGAGGGCCCAGCAAGAGGGTCTGGATGAACATCTCCGGGCTACCCGGGTCCGGCTGGATGGGCTGAGGCTTGTGGTGGCTGTTTAG
- a CDS encoding protein-L-isoaspartate O-methyltransferase family protein, translated as MTTSSFEQARFNMVEQQIRPWEVLDQRVLSLMESMPRDAFVPEKYQGLAYADIEIPLSGDQHMMFPRVEGRLLQALNIQPADKVLEIGTGSGYLTACIAKLAESVISLDTNAEFTQQAQARLDDQNIKNVELRNSDGLAEELEGAPFDAIAVTGSMPTLTEALKQQLSVGGRLFVVTGEAPAMEANLITRVSDDAWRTEGLFETELDPLIGAPAIEAFQF; from the coding sequence ATGACCACCAGCAGTTTCGAGCAGGCCCGCTTCAACATGGTCGAGCAGCAGATCCGTCCTTGGGAGGTCTTGGATCAGCGAGTGCTGTCACTGATGGAAAGCATGCCCCGTGATGCTTTTGTCCCCGAGAAATACCAGGGACTGGCATACGCTGATATCGAAATACCCCTCAGTGGCGACCAGCATATGATGTTTCCCAGAGTAGAGGGACGGCTGCTACAGGCGCTGAATATCCAGCCGGCCGATAAAGTGCTCGAAATTGGCACTGGCAGCGGCTATCTCACCGCCTGCATTGCAAAACTGGCGGAGAGCGTCATTAGCCTGGACACCAATGCTGAATTTACTCAACAGGCACAAGCCCGGCTTGATGATCAGAATATCAAAAATGTGGAACTGCGAAACAGTGATGGCCTGGCAGAGGAGCTTGAAGGTGCTCCTTTCGACGCTATCGCTGTTACCGGCTCCATGCCAACTCTGACAGAAGCACTGAAACAGCAACTCAGCGTTGGTGGTCGTCTGTTTGTCGTTACCGGAGAAGCCCCGGCAATGGAAGCCAACCTGATCACCCGGGTAAGTGATGATGCCTGGCGCACCGAAGGGTTGTTTGAGACAGAGCTTGATCCACTAATCGGTGCACCTGCCATAGAAGCGTTTCAATTTTAG
- a CDS encoding deoxyguanosinetriphosphate triphosphohydrolase has product MTMQWDQLLSSKRLGSNQSSSTLVARTDFQRDFDRIVFSSAFRRMQDKTQVFPLSRVDYIRTRLTHSLEASSIGRSLGTQVGEQIIARQGLQGIEASDFGDICAAACLSHDIGNPPFGHSGEDAFRHWAARAAYGKRRVAVLQDSEREDFLSFEGNAQGFRILTRLQNPDNRGGLQLTCATLAAFTKYPRESCLGGSHFGGVSAKKQGFVAEDRAAFTEVAESVGLIRKDKARAIWCRHPLAFLVEAADDISYRVIDIEDGYRLGYLTLQQVLDLYLAVIKEPDEQQARLKSIRDNKGKVEFLRAKVINDVVSQAMSCFLDNEQQMLSGELEQPLLAQLPKRQEMDWLIEVAREKIYQVAEVVEIQAAGFRIIGDLLECFVEVLDDIAEQREGAPARSRMIARLVPEQFIGAERVPSDSLYTRLLRLTDFIAGMTDSYAVSLYKKLTGISLPNG; this is encoded by the coding sequence ATGACCATGCAATGGGATCAACTACTGTCAAGCAAACGGCTGGGCTCTAACCAGTCCTCTTCCACCCTGGTCGCCCGAACTGATTTTCAGCGGGATTTTGACCGCATTGTTTTCTCGTCCGCCTTTCGCCGAATGCAGGATAAGACTCAGGTCTTTCCTCTTTCACGGGTCGACTATATTCGCACCCGGCTGACCCATAGTCTGGAGGCGTCGAGTATCGGGCGTTCTCTTGGCACTCAGGTTGGTGAGCAGATTATCGCCCGGCAAGGGTTGCAGGGTATCGAGGCATCCGATTTTGGCGATATTTGTGCTGCTGCCTGTCTCTCACACGATATTGGTAATCCTCCGTTCGGTCATTCAGGCGAAGATGCATTCAGACATTGGGCGGCCAGAGCGGCTTACGGGAAGCGCCGGGTGGCTGTGTTGCAGGACAGTGAGAGAGAGGACTTCCTCAGTTTTGAGGGCAATGCCCAGGGTTTTCGTATCCTCACCCGACTGCAGAATCCAGATAACAGGGGAGGTCTGCAGCTCACCTGTGCCACATTGGCCGCCTTTACCAAGTACCCCCGTGAATCCTGCTTGGGTGGCAGCCACTTTGGCGGTGTCAGCGCAAAGAAACAGGGGTTTGTGGCGGAAGACCGGGCAGCCTTTACTGAGGTGGCAGAGAGTGTCGGTCTGATCCGGAAGGATAAGGCCCGTGCCATCTGGTGTCGCCATCCCCTGGCCTTCCTGGTTGAGGCCGCGGATGATATCAGCTATCGGGTGATAGACATCGAAGATGGTTACCGCTTGGGATACCTCACCCTGCAGCAAGTATTGGATCTCTATCTAGCTGTTATCAAGGAACCAGATGAGCAACAGGCTAGGCTGAAAAGCATCAGGGACAACAAAGGCAAAGTGGAATTTCTCCGTGCCAAGGTGATCAATGATGTCGTTAGCCAGGCTATGAGCTGTTTTCTCGACAATGAACAGCAAATGTTGTCCGGGGAATTAGAGCAGCCGTTATTGGCTCAACTTCCAAAACGACAGGAGATGGATTGGCTAATAGAAGTTGCCAGGGAGAAGATCTATCAGGTTGCCGAGGTGGTGGAGATTCAGGCGGCTGGCTTTCGGATTATTGGCGATCTGCTGGAGTGCTTTGTCGAGGTGCTGGATGATATTGCTGAGCAGAGAGAGGGCGCCCCGGCTCGCAGTCGAATGATTGCACGGCTGGTGCCGGAGCAGTTTATCGGTGCTGAGCGTGTTCCTTCCGACAGTCTCTATACGCGCCTGCTCCGGCTAACCGATTTCATCGCCGGTATGACGGATTCCTATGCGGTCTCCCTCTACAAGAAGCTGACAGGAATATCGTTGCCGAACGGCTGA
- a CDS encoding copper chaperone PCu(A)C, with the protein MTNKSSRDHALVSAESNISNVVELHTHVHDKGMMRMRRIEQIVIPAGGNVKLQPGGNHVMLIGLKQIPMPGDSAELTLVFEDGSKITLSVPVRKLQMKMMKGGMDSI; encoded by the coding sequence TTGACCAACAAATCATCCCGAGATCATGCTCTGGTTTCGGCTGAAAGCAATATCTCAAATGTGGTTGAACTGCACACTCATGTGCATGACAAGGGCATGATGCGGATGCGCCGGATAGAGCAGATCGTTATTCCTGCTGGTGGGAATGTCAAACTGCAGCCGGGGGGCAATCATGTGATGCTGATCGGTCTGAAACAGATACCGATGCCTGGCGATAGTGCAGAGCTGACGCTTGTGTTTGAGGATGGCAGTAAAATCACCTTGTCCGTCCCGGTGCGTAAGCTGCAGATGAAGATGATGAAGGGCGGCATGGATAGTATATAG